The genomic region GCGGGCGTCCCGGAAGTACCGGGACGTCCACGTCTCCTCCATGTACCCGAGCCCGCCGTGGAGCTGGAGGCACGTGTCGGCCACCCGCCGCTGCAGCCGCCCGGCCTTCAGCTTGGCGACCGTGGCGAACCGGGTGGCGTCCTCGCCCCGCACGTAGGCGGCGGCGCCGGCGTAGGCGTAGTGGCGCAGCAGGTCGAGCTCGGCCCGCAGCTCGGCCATCGTGAACTGCACGTGCTGGTTGTCGATCAGCGGCCGGCCGAACGTCCGCCGCTCCCGCAGGTGCTCGACGGTGCGGTCGAGCGCCATCGTCATCCCCCCGACGGCGGTGTACACGGCGATCAGGCGCTCGTTCTGGAACTGCTGCATCTGCTGCTGGAAGCCCCGGCCGACCTCGCCGATCGTGTTGGCCACCGGCACCCGCACGTCCACGAAGGACAGCTCGGCCGTGTCCGACGACCAGTTGCCGAGCTTGCGCAGCTTGCGGCTGACCGAGAACCCCGGCACGTCGGTCGGGACGACGATCTGCGTCATCCCCCGGTGGCCGCCCTCGTCCGAGGTCCGCGCCAGCAGGCACAGCCAGTCGGCCTGGGTGCCGTTGGTGATGTAGAGCTTCGTCCCGTTGATCACCCACTCGTCGCCGTCCCGCACGGCCCGGGTGCG from Acidimicrobiales bacterium harbors:
- a CDS encoding acyl-CoA dehydrogenase family protein, encoding MIFTEEHEAFRRSVRGLLAREVAPHVDEWEEAGSFPAHELFPVLGRAGLLGLEYDPAYGGQGADHSYTVVLGEELGRIGCGGVPMSVTVQTDMATPALHRFGTHELKERYLAPAIRGEMVTSIAVTEPDAGSDVAAIRTRAVRDGDEWVINGTKLYITNGTQADWLCLLARTSDEGGHRGMTQIVVPTDVPGFSVSRKLRKLGNWSSDTAELSFVDVRVPVANTIGEVGRGFQQQMQQFQNERLIAVYTAVGGMTMALDRTVEHLRERRTFGRPLIDNQHVQFTMAELRAELDLLRHYAYAGAAAYVRGEDATRFATVAKLKAGRLQRRVADTCLQLHGGLGYMEETWTSRYFRDARLLSIGGGSDEVMLRILARMDGLGAG